One Panicum virgatum strain AP13 chromosome 3N, P.virgatum_v5, whole genome shotgun sequence DNA segment encodes these proteins:
- the LOC120667877 gene encoding vegetative cell wall protein gp1-like, which produces MPRRRPRRLAVVPAPCAREAGATAPPRPRRAAARVTPRRRHPPTAHGQAGHSREAGATDPPRLLPAHPATPSSGARPAAPRPRSTCPPPSAPPRPTAAAAVAGLSDASPCHDWLPRPEKVLGPLRRVEPVVVPAAVVVPLPTGRKESLVSSGTPS; this is translated from the exons ATGCCGAGGCGTCGCCCACGCCGCCTGGCCGTTGTCCCTGCGCCGTGCGCGCGGGAGGCCGGTGCCACCGCCCCGCCACGCCCACGCCGAGCTGCTGCCCGcgtcacgccgcgccgccgccacccgcccacGGCGCACGGCCAGGCGGGCCATAGCCGGGAGGCCGGTGCCACCgacccgccgcgcctcctcccggCCCACCCCGCCACGCCGTCCAGCGGCGCGAGGCCCGCCGCACCCCGACCGCGCAGCACCTGCCCACCaccctccgcgccgccccggcccacCGCAGCGGCAGCCGTGGCCGGCCTCTCCGACGCCTCGCCGTGCCATGACTGGCTGCCTCGGCCTGAGAAGGTCCTTGGCCCTCTCCGCCGCGTCGAACCCGTCGTCGTCCCGGCCGCCGTCGTTGTGCCCCTGCCCACGGGGAGGAAG GAGAGCCTAGTGTCAAGTGGCACGCCGTCGTAG
- the LOC120666140 gene encoding uncharacterized protein LOC120666140, with the protein MRMCVLPRSAELQAIEDSLAERALVALVVGTRPDCSVRQARRFIIDNYNISGNDFSIHHYQPEDFLLIFHDNAIRESILHASPPPSGTGLNLRFKRWQRFSTAEADFMYFRVLVELRGLPSHAWSAAAAWEVLGDFCACPEPTPATRASPDLRWFHAVTWCADPNLIPNVAFLHIPERRDPNAGTELFLRPDEIIYHQLPLLKYRIEIEILEIQDWNLNSDDSDNPYWPDRLSTDSDSDSDVDDYRGFRDCSRSSPWPRKTVFRQLDGGCDAGSSTDGRNSSDSGEPVDCGRPIGVPRNSVFGLLGCKVLTHTNDHFQAST; encoded by the coding sequence ATGAGGATGTGCGTGCTCCCCCGTTCTGCTGAGCTCCAGGCCATTGAGGATTCGTTAGCAGAGCGCGCTTTGGTCGCTTTGGTGGTCGGCACGCGCCCTGATTGTTCTGTTCGACAGGCTAGACGCTTCATCATCGACAACTACAACATCTCCGGGAATGACTTCTCCATTCACCATTATCAACCTGAAGATTTCCTGCTTATCTTTCATGACAACGCAATTCGTGAGTCGATCTTGCATGCTTCCCCACCCCCTTCAGGAACTGGTCTGAATCTCCGGTTCAAGAGATGGCAACGCTTCTCTACCGCTGAGGCTGACTTCATGTACTTCCGGGTGCTGGTCGAGTTGCGCGGTcttccttcccatgcatggtcTGCAGCTGCGGCATGGGAGGTACTAGGTGACTTTTGTGCTTGCCCGGAGCCCACGCCGGCAACGAGGGCTAGCCCTGACCTCCGGTGGTTCCATGCTGTTACGTGGTGTGCTGACCCAAACCTCATCCCTAACGTTGCATTCTTGCACATTCCGGAGAGGCGTGATCCCAATGCCGGCACTGAATTATTCCTGCGTCCAGATGAAATCATCTACCATCAGCTGCCTTTGTTGAAATACAGGATCGAGATTGAAATCTTGGAGATTCAGGACTGGAATCTCAACTCTGATGACTCCGATAACCCGTATTGGCCGGACCGCCTCAGCACTGACTCTGACTCTGACTCTGATGTGGATGATTATCGTGGGTTCCGTGATTGCTCTAGGTCCTCACCTTGGCCCAGAAAGACAGTGTTTCGTCAACTCGATGGGGGATGTGATGCTGGGTCATCGACTGACGGGAGAAATTCCAGCGATTCCGGTGAGCCGGTTGATTGTGGTCGACCAATCGGTGTTCCGAGGAATTCTGTGTTCGGTCTCCTGGGATGCAAGGTATTGACGcacactaacgaccatttccaggcatcaacttga
- the LOC120664203 gene encoding uncharacterized protein LOC120664203 has protein sequence MAGGGGDNSSWPMALRSAAHPQHELVYQLRRNRCDLCGGTISGEFGYRCDACNFDAHGGCLRPDARTQARTALPALPMPRPNSSSYAAPAPPPHHHQWGHAPALPAPARPKTQVNLSLSGPLSLHQHHHQQNSGANPPLMPHNYPAAQHNYGYYGNGADPGVPVSYNHQQQQQGYPATNSHGGKCCSMNHLTPYLYLQLLY, from the exons gcggcggcggcgacaactCATCCTGGCCGATGGCCCTCCGGAGCGCGGCCCACCCCCAGCACGAGCTGGTCTACCAACTCCGCCGCAACCGCTGCGACCTCTGCGGCGGCACCATCTCCGGCGAGTTCGGATACCGCTGCGACGCCTGCAACTTCGACGCCCACGGCGGCTGCCTCCGGCCGGACGCCCGGACCCAGGCCCGGACCGCGCTGCCGGCGCTGCCCATGCCCAGGCCGAACTCTTCAAGCTACGccgccccagcgccgccgccgcaccaccaccaGTGGGGCCACGCCCCTGCGCTTCCCGCACCGGCGCGGCCGAAGACACAGGTCAATCTGTCCTTGTCCGGCCCCTTGAGCTtgcaccagcaccaccaccagcaaaACTCGGGTGCCAATCCTCCCCTCATGCCCCATAACTATCCTGCGGCGCAGCACAACTATGGTTATTACGGGAACGGAGCAG ATCCCGGCGTCCCGGTGAGCTACAaccatcagcagcagcaacaaggcTACCCGGCCACCAACAGCCATGGAGGCAAGTGCTGTTCCATGAACCATCTCACACCCTATTTGTATTTGCAGTTACTTTATTGA
- the LOC120666139 gene encoding uncharacterized protein LOC120666139: MCVSFLIFFFTLSTASDCTSFSPACSRIQSMDFRSRVRAILAALTFLSMVALLPHLYTCLRAFFMEFLPSVISVVVTPKCLFVFSNIIVVFLVRESKLSRRSSEPLNVVDDNIAARDEGVLHGCQKQEEVLVTEALLPAIPQNTKQGRLERRTVMGVGEEQDAAAVNEVVKTDQCEDEVIHSGLDELQEEEVRVGARQDCSASTEEELEERGLPPVDELNRRVEDFIARFNMERQLEEAQMLVCCC; encoded by the coding sequence ATGTGTGTCTCCtttctcatcttcttcttcactttaTCCACAGCTTCAGATTGCACAAGCTTCAGCCCTGCATGTTCCAGGATCCAATCCATGGATTTTAGAAGCCGGGTGAGGGCCATTCTTGCTGCCCTTACCTTCCTGTCCATGGTAGCTTTGTTGCCTCATTTGTACACCTGCCTAAGGGCCTTCTTCATGGAGTTCCTCCCTTCTGTCATCTCAGTTGTTGTCACACCCAAGTGTCTCTTTGTCTTCTCCAACATCATCGTGGTCTTCCTCGTCCGCGAGTCCAAGCTATCACGGAGAAGCAGCGAGCCACTGAACGTCGTAGACGATAACATTGCTGCAAGGGACGAGGGCGTGCTACATGGTTGTCAGAAGCAGGAGGAGGTATTGGTGACAGAGGCATTGCTGCCGGCGATCCCTCAAAATACCAAGCAAGGACGACTAGAGAGGAGAACGGTAATGGGAGTAGGCGAAGAGCAGGATGCTGCAGCTGTTAATGAAGTTGTGAAGACGGATCAGTGTGAGGATGAAGTTATTCATTCTGGTTTAGATGAACTCCAGGAAGAAGAGGTGAGAGTAGGGGCAAGACAAGACTGCTCAGCCTCAACAGAGGAGGAACTGGAAGagaggggcctgccgcccgtcGACGAGCTGAACCGCCGCGTGGAGGACTTCATCGCTAGGTTCAACATGGAGAGGCAGCTCGAGGAGGCACAGATGCTCGTTTGCTGCTGCTGA